The following proteins are co-located in the Noviherbaspirillum sp. UKPF54 genome:
- a CDS encoding DUF1622 domain-containing protein has product MFHLVEEQVQAGVEWLRLLVETLGALVIAAGVAVALAGILRHLLASCDAPFTPIRLSFARYLTLALELQLAADILSTSVAPTWERIGKLAAIAVIRTALNYFLSREMKDEQAAGEAAQRGHPQATGEKLQ; this is encoded by the coding sequence TTGTTTCATCTGGTCGAAGAGCAGGTGCAGGCCGGCGTCGAATGGCTGCGGCTGCTGGTGGAAACGCTGGGCGCGCTGGTTATCGCGGCCGGCGTGGCGGTCGCGCTGGCCGGTATCCTGCGCCACCTGCTTGCCAGCTGCGACGCGCCGTTCACGCCGATCCGCCTGTCGTTCGCGCGCTACCTGACGCTGGCGCTGGAACTGCAGCTGGCGGCCGATATCCTCTCGACTTCGGTGGCGCCGACCTGGGAGCGCATCGGCAAGCTGGCCGCCATCGCCGTCATCCGGACCGCGCTCAACTATTTCCTGAGCCGCGAAATGAAGGATGAGCAAGCCGCCGGCGAGGCCGCGCAGCGCGGCCATCCGCAGGCAACCGGGGAGAAGCTGCAATGA
- a CDS encoding DUF2795 domain-containing protein, translating into MSQINPIQLQKFLKGVDYPASKNTLIENAKKMGADENVCNSLEQLPDEEFEAPIDVSQALSKEQKKHH; encoded by the coding sequence ATGTCCCAGATAAACCCAATCCAGCTTCAGAAATTCCTCAAAGGCGTCGACTACCCAGCCTCGAAGAACACGCTGATCGAGAATGCCAAGAAGATGGGTGCCGACGAAAACGTATGCAATTCGCTGGAACAGCTGCCGGACGAAGAGTTCGAGGCGCCGATCGACGTCAGTCAGGCCTTGTCGAAAGAACAGAAAAAACATCATTGA
- a CDS encoding BON domain-containing protein produces the protein MGQAMKINVDAYRGVVPLSGFVDNQKQASDAVTAAKQVAGVDKVINNPEVKPRESSGR, from the coding sequence GTGGGCCAGGCAATGAAAATCAACGTTGACGCCTATCGCGGCGTCGTGCCGCTGAGCGGATTCGTCGACAACCAGAAGCAGGCCAGCGACGCCGTCACGGCAGCCAAGCAGGTGGCTGGCGTGGATAAGGTTATCAACAACCCGGAAGTCAAGCCGAGGGAATCGTCCGGCCGTTGA
- a CDS encoding FAD-binding and (Fe-S)-binding domain-containing protein, translating into MLRGLVDTKSNAPPLAQGFGDMKRLEAELRQGIAGEVRFDNGSRALYAADASNYRQVPIGVVIPRTIEDVIETVRLCYRYGAPVLSRGGGTSLCGQCCNVAVVIDFSKYLNQVLEIDAQARTARVQPGCVLDDLRHAAERQGLTFAPDPATHNHNTLGGMIGNNSCGPHSVMGGETVHNIIELDVLTYDGTRMTVGATSDEQLREILAQPGRRGDIYAHLQKLRDRYANQIRGRFPQIPRRVSGYNLEALLPEHGFHVARALVGSEATCVVVLEAKVRLLDNPAARSLLVLGYKDVYEAGDHVPEILKHKPIALEGMDDRLIADMTAVHLHPDNVKLLPEGGGWLLVEFGGTGKDDSDAQARRLMDALRQAENPPSMKLFDDPPVEKMIWKVRESGLGATAHVPDKPITWEGWEDSAVPPENLGQYLRKLRALFEKYGYGCDLYGHFGQGCVHTRIDFDLETADGIRTFRDFLHEAARLVVSLGGSISGEHGDGQSKAELLPIMFGDELMQAFREFKGIWDPHWKMNPGKVIGPYRADENLRLGTEYNPPVLPVHFHYPRDNGDFSRTLLRCVGVGECRKKEGTMCPSYMATREEMHSTRGRAHLLFEMVRGEVITGGWKDKSVHEALDLCLSCKGCKGECPVNVDMATYKAEFMSHYYAGRLRPASAYAFGLIDRWAKLASHAPGLANFLTQREPFAALAKKIVGIAPQRRITRVAEESFSSWFARRSRKEQGRRRIILWPDTFNNYFHPETARAALEVLEHAGFEVAIPKVHLCCGRPLYEFGMLDRAKKYLQQVLDVLADDIRAGTPIVGLEPACVSVFRDEMPDLFSYNEQAKRLREKVFLLSEFLENETDGFPFPKLERRAIVHGHCHHKAVLKMDAEMAVMKKLGLDFQLLDSGCCGMAGSFGFEKEKYGVSMQCAERVLLPAVRNAGDGTLVIADGFSCREQLLQTTDAEPLHLAQVLRMALHQHDGKR; encoded by the coding sequence ATGTTACGAGGTCTAGTCGACACGAAATCGAATGCGCCGCCGCTGGCCCAGGGGTTCGGCGACATGAAGCGGCTGGAGGCCGAGCTCAGGCAAGGCATCGCCGGCGAAGTGAGATTCGATAACGGCAGCCGCGCGCTGTACGCCGCCGATGCGTCGAACTACCGGCAGGTGCCGATCGGCGTGGTGATCCCGCGCACTATCGAGGACGTGATCGAGACGGTGCGCCTGTGCTACCGCTACGGCGCGCCGGTGCTGTCGCGCGGCGGCGGCACCAGCCTGTGCGGCCAGTGCTGCAACGTCGCGGTGGTGATCGACTTTTCCAAGTACCTGAACCAGGTGCTGGAAATCGACGCGCAGGCCAGGACCGCGCGCGTGCAGCCCGGCTGCGTGCTGGACGACCTGCGCCACGCGGCCGAACGGCAGGGCCTGACCTTCGCACCCGATCCCGCCACCCACAACCACAACACGCTGGGCGGCATGATCGGCAACAACTCCTGCGGCCCGCATTCCGTGATGGGCGGCGAAACGGTGCACAACATCATCGAGCTCGACGTGCTGACCTACGACGGCACGCGCATGACGGTCGGCGCCACTTCGGACGAACAGCTGCGGGAAATCCTCGCCCAACCGGGCCGGCGCGGCGACATCTATGCGCACCTGCAAAAGCTGCGCGACCGGTACGCCAACCAGATCCGGGGGCGCTTCCCGCAGATTCCGCGCCGGGTGTCCGGCTATAACCTGGAAGCGCTGCTGCCGGAGCATGGCTTCCATGTGGCGCGGGCGCTGGTCGGCTCGGAAGCGACCTGCGTGGTGGTCCTGGAAGCCAAGGTGCGGCTGCTCGACAATCCGGCGGCGCGCTCGCTGCTGGTGCTGGGCTACAAGGATGTGTACGAGGCCGGCGACCATGTGCCGGAAATCCTGAAGCACAAGCCGATCGCGCTGGAAGGCATGGACGACCGGCTGATCGCCGACATGACGGCGGTACACCTGCACCCGGACAACGTGAAACTGCTGCCGGAAGGCGGCGGCTGGCTGCTGGTCGAATTCGGCGGCACCGGCAAGGACGACTCCGACGCCCAGGCGCGGCGGCTGATGGATGCCCTGCGCCAGGCCGAGAATCCGCCGTCGATGAAGCTGTTCGACGATCCTCCGGTGGAAAAGATGATCTGGAAGGTGCGCGAATCCGGCCTGGGCGCCACGGCGCACGTGCCCGACAAGCCGATCACCTGGGAAGGATGGGAAGATTCGGCGGTGCCGCCCGAGAACCTCGGCCAGTACCTGCGCAAGCTGCGCGCGCTGTTCGAGAAGTACGGCTATGGCTGCGACCTGTACGGCCATTTCGGCCAGGGATGCGTGCATACGCGCATCGACTTCGACCTGGAGACGGCCGATGGCATCCGCACCTTCCGCGACTTCCTGCACGAAGCGGCGCGCCTGGTGGTGAGCCTGGGCGGTTCGATCTCGGGCGAGCACGGCGACGGCCAGTCCAAGGCGGAGCTGCTGCCGATCATGTTCGGCGACGAGCTGATGCAGGCTTTCCGCGAATTCAAGGGAATCTGGGACCCGCACTGGAAAATGAACCCGGGCAAGGTCATCGGGCCCTACCGTGCCGATGAAAACCTGCGGCTGGGCACCGAGTACAACCCGCCGGTGCTGCCGGTGCATTTCCACTACCCGCGCGACAACGGCGATTTTTCGCGCACGCTGCTGCGCTGCGTCGGGGTCGGCGAGTGCCGCAAGAAAGAAGGCACGATGTGCCCGAGCTACATGGCCACCAGGGAGGAAATGCATTCCACCCGCGGACGGGCCCACCTGCTGTTCGAGATGGTACGTGGCGAAGTAATCACCGGCGGCTGGAAGGATAAGTCGGTACACGAAGCGCTCGACCTGTGCCTGTCCTGCAAGGGGTGCAAGGGCGAGTGCCCGGTCAACGTCGACATGGCGACCTACAAGGCCGAATTCATGTCGCATTACTACGCGGGACGGCTGCGCCCGGCGAGCGCCTATGCATTCGGGCTGATCGACCGCTGGGCGAAGCTGGCGTCGCACGCGCCCGGCCTTGCCAACTTCCTCACGCAGCGCGAGCCGTTCGCCGCGCTGGCGAAGAAAATCGTCGGCATCGCGCCGCAGCGCCGCATCACGCGGGTGGCCGAGGAATCCTTCTCTTCCTGGTTCGCCAGGCGGAGCCGGAAGGAACAGGGGCGGCGCCGCATCATCCTGTGGCCGGACACCTTCAACAACTACTTTCATCCTGAAACCGCCCGCGCCGCACTCGAGGTGCTGGAGCACGCCGGCTTCGAGGTCGCGATTCCGAAGGTTCACCTGTGCTGCGGGCGGCCGCTGTATGAATTCGGCATGCTCGACCGCGCGAAAAAGTACTTGCAACAAGTACTTGACGTGCTGGCCGACGATATCCGCGCCGGCACGCCGATCGTCGGGCTGGAACCGGCCTGCGTGTCGGTGTTCCGCGACGAGATGCCGGACCTCTTTTCCTACAACGAGCAAGCCAAACGCCTGCGGGAAAAGGTGTTCCTGCTGAGCGAATTCCTGGAAAACGAAACCGACGGCTTTCCGTTTCCGAAGCTGGAGCGCCGCGCCATCGTGCACGGACACTGCCATCACAAGGCGGTGCTGAAGATGGACGCCGAAATGGCGGTCATGAAAAAGCTGGGACTCGACTTCCAGCTGCTCGACTCCGGCTGCTGCGGCATGGCCGGCTCGTTCGGCTTCGAAAAGGAAAAGTACGGCGTCTCGATGCAATGCGCCGAGCGCGTGCTGCTGCCTGCCGTGCGCAACGCGGGCGATGGAACGCTGGTGATTGCCGACGGCTTCAGCTGCCGCGAGCAGCTGTTGCAGACGACCGATGCAGAACCGCTGCACCTGGCGCAGGTATTGCGCATGGCGCTGCACCAACACGATGGAAAACGTTAA
- a CDS encoding sensory rhodopsin transducer yields the protein MQLDPIGKLRWAIAEGYIPPQSTGSGRETVSHETACILNAGDQPAQIAITIFFKDRSPAGPYRVTVAARRTLHLRFNDLRDPEPIPPGTDYASVIESDVPVVVQHTRLDSRQAELALLSTIAYGGD from the coding sequence GTGCAATTGGACCCGATCGGAAAACTGCGCTGGGCAATCGCCGAAGGCTATATCCCGCCGCAAAGCACCGGCAGCGGCCGGGAAACGGTCAGCCACGAAACGGCCTGCATCCTGAATGCGGGCGACCAGCCGGCGCAGATCGCCATCACCATTTTCTTCAAGGACCGCTCGCCGGCCGGGCCGTACCGGGTAACGGTGGCGGCGCGCCGCACGCTGCACCTGCGCTTCAACGACTTGCGTGACCCGGAGCCGATCCCGCCCGGCACCGACTATGCCAGCGTCATCGAGTCCGACGTGCCGGTCGTCGTGCAGCACACCCGCCTCGACTCGCGCCAGGCAGAGCTGGCGCTACTGTCGACGATCGCCTATGGCGGCGACTGA
- a CDS encoding ZIP family metal transporter, producing MSLSLQALLWGLVAGSALVAGAGIGYFMHLPQRAVAAVMAFGSGVLISALSLELMEEAFQRGGFDSTAIGFVAGAAVYTLANVALARFGAKHRKRSGSQQSESKQSGSGMAIAVGSLLDGIPESIVIGVSMIAGGTVSTVAVAAVFLSNIPEGLSSAAGMKKAGRSVRYIFGLWFGIAVVCGVAAWAGYAVFSRFSDDVIAATNAVAAGAILTMLADTMIPEAFESAHNFSGLITVLGFLAAFVLSKLS from the coding sequence ATGTCCCTTTCCCTGCAAGCCTTGTTGTGGGGGCTGGTGGCCGGTTCCGCGCTGGTAGCCGGCGCGGGCATCGGCTACTTCATGCATCTGCCGCAGCGCGCGGTGGCGGCGGTGATGGCGTTCGGCAGCGGCGTGCTGATCTCAGCGCTGTCCCTGGAGTTGATGGAAGAAGCTTTCCAGCGCGGCGGTTTCGACTCGACCGCCATCGGCTTTGTCGCCGGCGCGGCTGTCTATACGCTGGCCAATGTCGCGCTCGCGCGGTTCGGCGCCAAGCATCGCAAGCGCTCCGGGTCGCAGCAATCAGAGTCGAAGCAGAGCGGCAGCGGCATGGCGATCGCAGTCGGCTCGTTACTGGACGGCATCCCGGAATCGATCGTAATCGGCGTCTCCATGATCGCCGGCGGCACCGTCAGCACGGTGGCCGTGGCGGCGGTCTTCCTGTCGAATATTCCCGAGGGACTGTCGAGCGCGGCCGGCATGAAGAAGGCCGGTCGCTCGGTCCGCTATATCTTCGGCCTGTGGTTCGGAATCGCCGTGGTGTGCGGCGTGGCCGCGTGGGCCGGTTATGCGGTGTTCAGCCGCTTTTCCGATGACGTGATTGCGGCCACCAATGCGGTCGCGGCCGGCGCCATCCTTACCATGCTGGCCGACACCATGATCCCGGAAGCGTTCGAATCCGCCCACAATTTCAGCGGCCTGATCACGGTGCTCGGCTTTCTGGCCGCTTTCGTTCTGAGCAAGCTGAGTTGA
- a CDS encoding HPP family protein gives MNRLPRRRRIGLKGELALALLPTMIVLLVLALVEALSRQRLLFASLASSAFLIYLDPENTVNQVRTLLLSQLGSAALGLLSFELLGPGYLSGGIAMLIAIVGMIALDAMHPPAVSTALSFGLRAGDASNLALFSLAVGITALLIGMQKSALWLLRRMS, from the coding sequence ATGAACAGGCTGCCGCGGCGGCGCCGCATCGGGCTCAAGGGCGAGCTGGCACTGGCGCTGCTGCCGACCATGATCGTTCTGCTGGTGCTGGCTCTGGTCGAGGCGCTGAGCCGGCAGCGCCTGCTGTTCGCGTCGCTGGCGTCGAGCGCCTTCCTCATCTACCTCGATCCGGAAAACACGGTCAACCAGGTGCGCACCCTGCTGCTGTCGCAGCTCGGCTCGGCCGCGCTCGGCCTGCTCTCGTTCGAGCTGCTGGGGCCAGGCTACCTGTCGGGCGGCATCGCGATGCTGATCGCCATCGTCGGCATGATCGCCTTGGACGCGATGCATCCGCCTGCGGTATCGACCGCACTCAGTTTCGGATTGCGCGCGGGCGACGCGAGCAACCTGGCGCTGTTCTCTCTCGCGGTCGGCATCACGGCGCTGTTGATCGGAATGCAGAAGTCCGCGTTATGGCTGCTGCGGCGCATGAGCTAG